Proteins encoded together in one Pseudoalteromonas xiamenensis window:
- the queE gene encoding 7-carboxy-7-deazaguanine synthase QueE, protein MYKINEIFETIQGEASYTGTPSIFVRLQGCPVGCAWCDTKQTWEVNDTYLVSLEQTVEKKADSDLWANASALQIFELFQQRNYQAKHVVITGGEPCMYDLNPLCNLLHEHGYTTQIETSGTFEILAPEKTWVTVSPKINMRGGYEVLTSAMQRANEIKHPIAMNKHVEELEALFERTATRPALVYLQPISQKAKATKLAIEVCKAKNWRLSVQVHKYLGIN, encoded by the coding sequence TTGTATAAAATTAACGAAATATTCGAAACTATCCAAGGAGAAGCGAGTTACACCGGCACGCCCTCTATTTTTGTTCGTCTACAAGGCTGTCCAGTTGGATGCGCGTGGTGTGATACGAAACAAACTTGGGAAGTGAATGACACGTATTTAGTTAGTCTTGAACAAACCGTAGAAAAAAAAGCAGATTCCGATCTTTGGGCGAATGCATCAGCGCTACAAATATTTGAGTTATTTCAACAACGTAATTACCAGGCAAAACACGTTGTAATCACAGGCGGGGAGCCGTGTATGTACGACTTAAATCCGCTATGTAATTTGCTACATGAACATGGCTATACCACTCAAATTGAAACAAGCGGCACATTTGAAATACTTGCCCCAGAGAAAACGTGGGTAACGGTATCACCGAAAATAAATATGCGTGGTGGGTACGAAGTACTCACTTCAGCTATGCAGCGAGCAAACGAAATTAAGCACCCAATTGCCATGAACAAGCACGTTGAAGAATTAGAGGCGTTATTTGAGCGTACAGCTACGCGTCCAGCGCTTGTATATCTGCAGCCCATTAGCCAAAAAGCTAAAGCAACAAAACTCGCGATTGAAGTATGTAAAGCGAAAAATTGGCGTCTTTCCGTGCAAGTACACAAGTATTTAGGTATCAATTAA
- a CDS encoding ATP-grasp domain-containing protein, whose amino-acid sequence MRGWIIYKDVANLIKQETYEIDRLMQVAKEENIDLKVYSPDQFDLMVTREDEKSVLIDGTPVELPDFVLPRMGAGTTYFALAIIRHLERLGVHCFNSSHSIEVVKDKLYAQQILAQQNLPTPTTMLVKFPVNIDLVESQIGFPVVIKTLSGSQGSGVFLSKTRSEFDDLMQLIEATNPKANIILQQFVKSSHGRDLRVFTIGGRAVACMERNSGGKNFKANISAGAQGSPHPITPEIEWLATQTANILNLDVAGIDLLFDDEHFKICEANSSPGFEGLENALDIDVAREILHFIRIRLGIFDKTKNLNTEGNKAV is encoded by the coding sequence ATGCGTGGATGGATAATCTATAAAGATGTTGCCAATCTAATCAAACAAGAGACCTATGAAATTGATAGATTGATGCAAGTAGCCAAAGAAGAAAACATCGATCTGAAAGTCTATTCACCCGATCAATTTGATTTGATGGTTACCAGAGAAGACGAGAAGAGCGTACTTATCGATGGCACGCCAGTGGAGCTTCCTGATTTCGTATTACCTCGAATGGGGGCTGGAACAACATACTTTGCGCTAGCTATTATTCGTCATTTAGAACGATTAGGCGTGCATTGTTTTAACAGTTCGCATTCTATCGAAGTGGTAAAAGATAAGCTTTATGCACAGCAAATCCTTGCGCAGCAAAATTTGCCTACGCCAACGACGATGTTGGTCAAGTTTCCCGTGAACATTGATTTAGTTGAATCACAGATTGGCTTTCCTGTTGTGATTAAGACGTTGTCTGGTTCTCAGGGGAGTGGTGTGTTTTTATCAAAAACGCGCAGCGAATTTGATGATTTAATGCAACTCATTGAAGCGACTAACCCAAAAGCAAACATTATCTTACAGCAGTTTGTTAAATCCAGTCATGGGCGCGATTTACGTGTATTTACCATCGGAGGTCGTGCGGTGGCATGCATGGAAAGAAATTCAGGTGGCAAGAATTTCAAAGCCAATATTAGCGCTGGTGCACAGGGCTCACCACATCCAATCACGCCAGAAATAGAGTGGTTGGCAACACAAACTGCAAATATTCTGAATCTAGATGTGGCAGGTATAGACTTACTCTTTGATGATGAGCATTTCAAAATATGCGAAGCAAATTCAAGTCCGGGATTTGAAGGACTAGAAAACGCGCTTGATATTGATGTTGCGCGTGAAATCTTGCATTTTATCCGTATTCGCTTAGGGATATTCGACAAAACGAAAAACCTGAATACGGAAGGCAATAAAGCGGTTTAA
- a CDS encoding UvrD-helicase domain-containing protein, producing MSEQTHESRISGLANNSKPFILSCQTLWAQAHGSRVKMQVAKLESFLSRRYLSEAILNEIQTKAKATLKPWQHWWKTAKLESELTQALCTLEEIAQWSLQDAEEFKASFEAYYLEKYQSYFDTIERNPLTEKQRLACIRQEQNQLLLAAAGSGKTSVMVARSGYLVKAGYALPSQILLLAYGNDAAKEMQERLSKTSSADGVKAQTFHGLGLSILRKVEGETPRLSVLATDLNAFHQFVYRTLLTLLDENAFKLQFMKFVELNSDFLNPIQQEQFADLKVFLGTLAGKRTIKLLTDLLQAFKEYQITESLDALRVNHSDELDVVLKLLSEYTMHLKSRNEIDFSDMIAKAIGYVQKGQFVPSWTHILVDEFQDISRSRAKLLQVIQQRGRHVQLFAVGDDWQAIYRFSGSDIRLTTNFSAYFSPSTVQALDKTFRFHKNLLSVSSDFICRNPNQCVKALSAFDTSLHAPFSLIPQDRELNDLAALIHATLEQIAKDQPNTENSLLVLARFSKDLPSQEMLTTLRVHFPNTSITSMTVHAAKGKEADYTIVLGLRNGSDGFPSRRKLPSLLDKLLPPQDPFLDAEERRLFYVALTRAKKQVFLIYDKSNPSDFIAELS from the coding sequence TTGTCAGAGCAAACTCATGAAAGTCGAATTTCAGGTTTGGCGAATAACAGCAAACCGTTCATCCTGTCTTGTCAAACGTTGTGGGCTCAAGCACATGGATCTAGAGTCAAAATGCAAGTCGCTAAGCTGGAATCATTCCTTTCTCGTCGCTATTTGTCCGAGGCGATTTTGAACGAAATTCAAACGAAGGCAAAAGCCACACTTAAGCCTTGGCAACACTGGTGGAAAACAGCAAAACTTGAAAGTGAACTCACTCAAGCACTTTGCACATTAGAAGAAATTGCACAGTGGTCCCTTCAAGACGCCGAGGAGTTTAAAGCGTCTTTTGAAGCTTATTATCTTGAAAAATATCAGTCTTACTTCGATACCATCGAGCGTAATCCATTAACGGAAAAACAGCGATTAGCCTGTATTCGGCAAGAACAGAATCAATTGTTGCTTGCAGCCGCGGGAAGTGGAAAAACCAGTGTCATGGTGGCCCGTTCAGGGTATTTAGTTAAAGCGGGATATGCTTTGCCATCGCAAATACTCCTGCTCGCTTACGGCAACGATGCGGCAAAAGAAATGCAAGAGCGTCTATCTAAAACGTCATCAGCAGACGGTGTCAAGGCACAAACTTTTCACGGCTTAGGTTTGTCCATCCTCAGAAAAGTTGAAGGTGAAACGCCGAGATTAAGTGTGCTCGCCACAGACCTTAATGCATTTCATCAATTTGTGTACCGCACATTACTTACCTTGCTTGATGAAAATGCGTTTAAGCTTCAGTTTATGAAATTTGTTGAGCTGAATAGTGACTTTCTTAACCCAATTCAACAAGAACAATTTGCGGATCTAAAAGTGTTTTTAGGCACTCTCGCGGGTAAGCGGACCATTAAACTCCTAACTGACTTGTTACAGGCCTTTAAAGAATATCAAATCACGGAATCGTTGGATGCATTGCGCGTTAACCATTCGGATGAATTAGATGTCGTGCTCAAATTACTCTCTGAGTACACGATGCACTTAAAGTCTAGAAACGAAATTGATTTCTCAGACATGATTGCGAAAGCCATTGGCTACGTTCAAAAAGGGCAATTTGTTCCTTCGTGGACACACATTTTAGTCGATGAATTTCAAGATATTTCAAGAAGTCGCGCCAAGCTGCTGCAAGTCATTCAGCAACGTGGTCGACACGTTCAACTGTTTGCGGTTGGCGATGATTGGCAAGCAATATACCGTTTTAGCGGTTCGGACATTCGTTTAACCACTAATTTCTCAGCCTACTTCTCCCCATCGACAGTACAAGCGTTAGATAAAACCTTCCGATTCCATAAGAACTTACTATCAGTATCGAGTGATTTCATCTGCCGAAACCCGAATCAATGTGTTAAAGCGCTGAGTGCGTTCGACACATCACTGCATGCGCCATTTAGCTTAATCCCACAGGATCGTGAATTGAACGATTTGGCTGCATTGATCCACGCAACCCTTGAGCAAATAGCAAAAGACCAACCTAATACAGAAAACTCACTGCTTGTACTCGCGCGCTTTTCAAAAGATTTACCATCTCAGGAAATGCTGACAACACTGCGAGTACACTTTCCAAATACGTCTATCACCTCTATGACGGTTCACGCTGCAAAGGGTAAAGAGGCCGACTACACGATAGTGCTAGGGCTCCGAAATGGTTCTGATGGCTTTCCGAGTAGACGAAAATTACCCAGCTTGCTCGATAAACTATTACCACCGCAGGATCCATTTCTTGATGCTGAAGAACGGCGACTATTCTATGTGGCATTAACGCGTGCCAAAAAGCAGGTATTTCTTATTTACGATAAATCAAATCCAAGTGATTTTATCGCCGAATTGTCATAA
- the bcp gene encoding thioredoxin-dependent thiol peroxidase codes for MNRLQAGDKAPLFTLLDQNGHEVSLAELLKDQQVLVYFYPKALTPGCTVQAENLRDQKDALAQLNTIAVGISPDAVKKLKNFEDKKELNFTLLSDEDHAIADAFGVWGPKKFMGKEYDGIHRISFLIGQDGLVKHVFDKFKTKDHHQVVIDFLSA; via the coding sequence ATGAATAGACTTCAAGCGGGCGACAAAGCCCCTCTTTTTACACTACTAGATCAAAACGGTCATGAGGTCAGCCTTGCTGAACTTTTAAAAGACCAACAAGTACTCGTCTATTTTTACCCCAAAGCACTTACCCCAGGTTGTACTGTTCAGGCGGAAAACTTAAGAGATCAGAAAGATGCTTTGGCACAGTTAAACACGATCGCGGTTGGTATTAGCCCCGATGCGGTTAAAAAGCTAAAAAACTTTGAAGATAAAAAAGAACTAAACTTCACCCTTCTTTCAGATGAAGACCACGCAATTGCTGATGCATTCGGTGTATGGGGACCAAAGAAATTTATGGGTAAAGAATACGATGGGATCCACCGAATTTCCTTTCTAATCGGTCAAGATGGCCTTGTGAAACACGTATTCGATAAGTTCAAGACAAAAGACCATCACCAAGTCGTGATTGATTTCTTGTCAGCGTAA
- the queC gene encoding 7-cyano-7-deazaguanine synthase QueC codes for MSEKVVVIYSGGMDSFTVLNKAVQQGYEVYALSFNYGQRHVKELNVAEDVCRNLGVNHKIVDISAINQLIGGSSLTDNIDVPEGHYEEESMKSTVVPNRNMILLSLAVGYAVSLKANKVYYGAHSGDHAIYPDCRPEFVKKMDDVCRIANYEEIEIVCPYLNESKIEILADGLKMGLDYGQTWTCYNGREKACGKCGACQERLEAFEINQAQDPLPYEVQ; via the coding sequence ATGAGTGAAAAAGTTGTCGTAATCTATTCTGGTGGTATGGATTCATTCACCGTATTAAATAAAGCCGTACAGCAAGGATACGAGGTTTACGCGCTGTCGTTTAATTATGGCCAGCGACATGTAAAAGAATTGAATGTTGCGGAAGATGTTTGTCGAAACCTAGGTGTTAATCACAAAATCGTTGATATTTCAGCTATTAATCAACTAATTGGCGGTTCGTCACTGACAGATAATATCGACGTGCCTGAAGGCCACTACGAAGAAGAAAGCATGAAAAGTACGGTTGTTCCAAACCGAAACATGATCTTACTTTCTCTTGCTGTGGGGTACGCCGTTTCGTTAAAAGCGAACAAAGTTTACTACGGTGCGCACTCAGGTGACCACGCTATTTACCCTGATTGTCGCCCTGAATTCGTGAAAAAAATGGATGACGTTTGCCGTATCGCAAACTACGAAGAAATCGAAATTGTGTGTCCATACCTAAATGAAAGCAAAATTGAAATCTTAGCTGATGGGTTAAAAATGGGTCTCGATTACGGTCAAACATGGACATGTTATAACGGTCGCGAAAAAGCGTGTGGCAAATGTGGTGCCTGCCAAGAGCGCCTTGAGGCGTTTGAGATTAATCAAGCTCAAGACCCACTTCCATACGAAGTTCAATAA
- a CDS encoding glycine cleavage system protein R, with translation MATFANQQLVLTAIGEDRPGIVSELTKLVSDCHCNIIDSRIAILGNEFTFIMLLSGDMAALCRVEHLLPLKGMEMGLLTMMKRTSQHIPGEYSAGYTLEYHGVDTPGTLSKFTGFFAEQNISICSLKSDTYEENEQLMMRCEIEVNIPVEVDSDEFKMKFEDLSRKLNVDYIFRRIR, from the coding sequence ATGGCAACTTTTGCAAATCAACAATTAGTTTTGACAGCAATTGGCGAGGATCGCCCTGGAATAGTCAGTGAATTAACAAAATTAGTGAGTGACTGTCACTGCAACATCATTGACAGTCGCATTGCAATTTTGGGAAATGAATTCACCTTTATCATGCTTTTATCTGGGGATATGGCGGCATTGTGCCGTGTAGAGCATTTGCTGCCCCTAAAAGGTATGGAAATGGGTTTATTGACGATGATGAAGCGTACTTCTCAGCATATTCCAGGAGAATATAGTGCAGGTTATACGCTCGAATATCACGGTGTGGACACACCGGGTACACTCAGTAAATTCACCGGATTTTTTGCCGAGCAAAACATCAGTATTTGTTCTTTAAAATCGGACACGTATGAAGAAAACGAGCAATTAATGATGCGTTGTGAAATCGAAGTAAATATTCCTGTTGAAGTCGACAGTGACGAATTCAAAATGAAATTTGAAGATCTTTCTCGCAAGCTAAACGTAGATTATATTTTCAGACGCATTCGCTAA